In a genomic window of Brettanomyces nanus chromosome 1, complete sequence:
- a CDS encoding uncharacterized protein (BUSCO:EOG09342ZND) produces the protein MSFLLKSSVVTALYVSRSLAARKVIPTACRLSPVVYRLTKPNQIRLYSDKKGGANSSTKGNDKFSSILNDDLLEKAGLDTDKSKSDKAADAKAKETESNEEQDTTGEDDEFAKTKKRRNNTKSTIDKKKERYSRLFWWSSLGAGIAFGMYLCRDWDQEKEPDLYREDENGYTLKKMWTRLHKRVSGVSEVFSEPAFNDLLPPPPPEPYRHPLTLVVELDDTLIHSNWDHTKGWRTAKRPGVDYFLGYLSQYYEIVVFSKSSMAFAEGPVGKLDPYHAFISYSLFREVCRSKDGKVVKDLSMMNRPLSKLIMIDPHGDCASLQPENNIPLDKWNGSKDDRLIALIPFLEYVATTPVNDVRKVLASFQDKKKIPEEFALREHKLREAWKEEQKVRQENSFLSKVLGIPPALRYQRKMPLDLIREAGQKNYENMYTYLKENGDKMLKEEEQKTKEMLADQKLTLGKIVTEGMPTAEDIAKQQADAAEKTQ, from the coding sequence ATGTCTTTTTTATTAAAGTCTTCAGTTGTGACGGCGCTATATGTGTCTCGATCATTGGCAGCCAGAAAGGTGATACCTACTGCCTGTAGGCTTTCTCCTGTTGTATACAGACTTACAAAACCAAACCAGATCAGACTCTACTCTGATAAAAAGGGTGGTGCCAATAGCTCTACTAAGGGAAACGACAAATTTTCATCCATTTTGAACGATGATTTGTTAGAGAAAGCTGGTTTAGACACCGATAAGTCAAAATCAGACAAAGCAGCGGATGCTAAAGCAAAGGAAACGGAGTCGaatgaagaacaagatACCACAGGcgaagatgatgaatttgcTAAGactaagaaaagaagaaacaataCGAAATCCACaattgataagaagaaagagagatattCCAGATTGTTCTGGTGGTCGTCATTAGGTGCTGGCATAGCCTTTGGCATGTACCTCTGCAGAGACTGGgaccaagaaaaagaaccgGACTTATATAGAGAGGATGAAAATGGTTATACTCTTAAGAAAATGTGGACTAGACTCCATAAGAGAGTGAGTGGAGTGTCTGAGGTTTTCAGTGAACCTGCTTTCAATGACTTGctaccaccaccaccacccGAACCCTATAGACATCCACTTACTTTGGTTGTGGAATTAGATGACACTTTGATCCACTCTAATTGGGACCATACGAAGGGCTGGCGAACTGCCAAGAGACCCGGCGTCGACTACTTTCTCGGATACTTGTCTCAGTACTACGAAATCGTTGTGTTCTCTAAGTCTTCGATGGCCTTTGCTGAAGGACCGGTTGGAAAATTGGATCCATATCACGCCTTTATCTCATATTCATTGTTCCGCGAAGTGTGCAGATCTAAGGATGGTAAAGTCGTTAAGGATTTGAGTATGATGAACAGACCTTTGAGTAAGCTGATAATGATTGATCCCCATGGAGATTGTGCCTCTTTACAGCCCGAAAATAACATTCCATTAGACAAGTGGAATGGTAGTAAGGATGACAGGCTCATTGCTCTAATTCCTTTCCTCGAATACGTGGCCACCACTCCTGTAAATGATGTTAGAAAGGTTCTTGCATCTTTCCaggataagaaaaagatcCCTGAAGAATTTGCTCTACGAGAACACAAGTTACGGGAGGCCTGGAAGGAGGAGCAAAAGGTTAGACAAGAAAACTCTTTTCTATCCAAGGTTCTTGGCATTCCACCTGCATTGAgataccaaagaaaaatgccTCTAGATTTGATCAGAGAGGCAGGACAGAAGAATTACGAAAACATGTATACatatttgaaggagaatgGTGATAAGATGTTAAAGGAGGAGGAACAGAAGACTAAAGAAATGCTTGCCGATCAGAAGTTGACTCTAGGCAAGATTGTTACCGAGGGTATGCCAACTGCCGAGGACATCGCTAAGCAGCAGGCAGACGCTGCAGAGAAAACGCAGTAA
- a CDS encoding uncharacterized protein (EggNog:ENOG41), translated as MDPDDLILQEEVKDAKAGTSLSSSQSSMEFSFLGERDKPMKKDGMRIKMKLQDAEHRRRFERFLNFCGIEQSVINGSSVGLHGGHNDSRNSSRESVSSSANLEASTEVPQNYLYPFYRNDEDRYYSRHFSVSSLEGQEYGEEKQDSDDDQQRNGAFVRDDYGTLQFTVGDGYTEFSNLGKKYPETLTRNLAELGLPVNSNDTFANFENHSSVFNVNLEPSFQASETLEHAVRIQPAVKYPDPLTLKFHRVNRMSFFFERKYKNNIAVCSQKHDLIFIAANSAVEVFEPISLSETQSWDPVLEFETRPSVTTELQRNNSTWPYYPHSINFMSIGYLLGKEVLNITVDDGRVLIYYTQSLVEEVISSIARTKALRQIYTINPDIELVMKSSAWGVDTLGNLIVVSDNTQRITLFYYDEKTRKVFSVVTHQLVHNIPSVSFIRDSSSDSAVYVSAGSISKELVVFKFSFVVSHDNDLGISVRFIRPQVVSRSVMSGDIWTTHYVNGKYFKKVNSLQLVTGDPWVDHDNVTVNRVLNESKILRTESDECYSSHLGLAAEFQNFFIPTLSFNDPYYSRSFKSLTTDTDRFRRIKKMYDDYYNLKQRGKCPDHKSKNAKHYWEPVVSSPAFNLQFLLVSGKVQVGLFRVNRLLHNATVSNLFEYKAPNEEMSHSDRLSLSLVIPELSCYIVASQVGLVSVFRLTEYRGIYGMRQEYVVPNYEKLSTGSALGIRTLIGLTYKKIGHCRYLLYLVYIDGLLLSYTLTDKDFDSTKSLGYL; from the coding sequence ATGGATCCGGATGACCTCATATTGCAGGAAGAAGTTAAGGATGCAAAAGCGGGTACTTCTCTAAGTTCTTCGCAGTCTTCAATGGAGTTTTCATTTCTTGGCGAAAGAGATAAGCCGATGAAAAAGGATGGCATGAGAATCAAGATGAAACTTCAGGATGCCGAACATCGGCGCCGATTTGAAAGGTTTCTCAATTTTTGCGGCATCGAGCAAAGTGTGATCAACGGGAGCTCTGTGGGTTTGCACGGTGGGCACAATGACTCTAGGAACAGTAGTCGTGAGAGCGTTTCATCCAGTGCTAACTTGGAAGCCTCGACTGAAGTGCCTCAGAACTATCTTTACCCATTCTATCGCAATGATGAAGACCGATATTACTCTCGGCATTTTTCCGTTTCGAGCCTCGAGGGACAAGAGTACGGTGAAGAGAAACAAGACTCCGACGACGACCAACAGAGGAATGGTGCATTTGTCAGAGACGATTACGGTACTCTTCAATTTACTGTTGGTGATGGATACACAGAATTCTCTAACCTTGGCAAAAAGTATCCGGAGACTTTGACCAGAAACCTTGCGGAGTTGGGACTTCCTGTGAACTCCAACGATACATTTGCCAACTTTGAGAATCATTCTTCAGTTTTCAACGTGAATCTAGAACCGTCTTTTCAAGCCTCGGAAACTTTAGAACATGCTGTGAGAATTCAGCCTGCTGTCAAATATCCAGATCCACTAACATTGAAGTTTCATCGTGTCAATCGAAtgagtttcttctttgagagAAAGTATAAAAATAACATTGCAGTATGTTCTCAGAAACATGATCTTATCTTCATTGCTGCAAACTCTGCCGTCGAAGTATTTGAGCCTATCTCTTTATCTGAGACTCAGTCATGGGACCCTGTTTTGGAATTTGAAACTCGTCCTTCTGTTACTACAGAGCTGCAAAGGAACAACTCTACATGGCCTTACTATCCTCATTCAATCAACTTCATGAGTATTGGCTATTTgcttggaaaagaagtcttGAATATAACGGTGGATGATGGCCGAGTTCTTATATACTACACACAGTCTCTTGTGGAAGAGGTTATTAGTAGTATAGCTAGAACCAAGGCTTTGAGACAGATTTATACGATTAATCCTGATATTGAATTGGTCATGAAATCTTCTGCTTGGGGTGTTGATACATTGGGAAACTTGATTGTTGTCTCAGATAATACTCAGCGCATCACTCTTTTCTACTACGATGAGAAGACTAGAAAGGTTTTCTCGGTTGTTACTCATCAGTTGGTGCATAACATTCCATCTGTTTCTTTTATAAGAGATTCGAGTAGTGATAGTGCAGTTTATGTTTCCGCAGGTTCTATTTCTAAAGAATTGGTTGTGTTTAAATTCTCCTTTGTTGTCTCTCATGACAATGACTTAGGCATATCTGTTCGATTTATTAGACCTCAAGTGGTCAGTCGATCTGTAATGAGCGGTGATATCTGGACAACCCATTACGTAAACGGAAAATATTTCAAAAAGGTTAACTCTCTTCAATTAGTCACTGGTGATCCATGGGTCGATCATGATAATGTCACAGTGAATCGTGTACTCAACGAGAGTAAGATATTGAGAACGGAATCTGATGAATGTTATTCTAGTCACCTTGGTCTAGCGGCAGAGTTTCAGAATTTTTTCATTCCTACTCTTTCATTTAACGATCCATACTATTCTAGGAGCTTCAAGTCGCTTACTACAGATACTGACAGGTTCAGACGCATAAAAAAGATGTATGATGATTACTACAACCTCAAACAACGAGGTAAATGTCCGGATCACAAGTCTAAGAATGCAAAACATTATTGGGAGCCCGTCGTTTCCAGTCCCGCTTTTAATCTTCAGTTTCTTTTGGTGTCTGGAAAAGTTCAGGTCGGCTTATTTCGAGTAAATAGGTTACTTCACAATGCCACGGTTTCTAATCTTTTTGAGTATAAGGCtccaaatgaagagatgTCGCATTCTGATCGTCTTTCGTTGAGTCTCGTGATTCCAGAACTAAGTTGCTATATTGTAGCTTCTCAAGTGGGATTGGTATCAGTATTCCGTTTAACTGAATACAGAGGCATATACGGTATGAGACAGGAGTACGTTGTCCCCAATTATGAAAAGTTGTCCACAGGTAGTGCATTAGGAATCCGCACCTTGATTGGATTGACATACAAAAAAATCGGTCACTGCCGTTATCTACTCTATTTGGTTTACATTGATGGCTTACTTCTCAGTTACACGCTAACGGATAAGGACTTTGATTCGACGAAGTCGCTTGGTTACTTATGA
- a CDS encoding uncharacterized protein (EggNog:ENOG41), with protein MEISFVGPYSKSKRDSDIFNTRNEPVATKAESSSYELQKLTPLTTKGILKSDQSVFQKHVHELKLASSDSSPRYDTTTTTIGSDEEASDFYLEDNENEMYPDGGWKAYSVILGSFFCCFTLFGIMNSIGAVESYVQTNQLADTSVSTVSWIFSLYMFVSLFMGLFVGPLYDSFGSRWLLLGGTVFTFIGLFTCGACTQVYQFILSFGICTGIGTGLMMSPAISTVSSWFSKKKRAFALGLAQAGGSVGGMIFPIMLRYLYPKYGFNWAMRIMAFFNLGVDLIGTYLAKDRLKELREKTGEVDSRTIWEKLKRSVDLRAFKEKQFFSLSCALFMNEFSLLITLTYLSSYAMVHGVSQAESFNMITIMNAAGVIGKFVPNYYADFYGTFNMMILMSALMTVSMFIIWLPFGQYKAALYIFVSIFGFGCASTYALTGATVSTITRETKDFGKRYGAAYAFVSFGNLVSLPISGAFIKEKTAADYTRMVIFASCTCVTATILFIVSRFTIVGRTFKAII; from the exons atggAGA TTTCCTTTGTGGGGCCTTACTCTAAAAGTAAGCGTGACTCGGATATTTTCAATACTAGAAATGAGCCAGTGGCTACCAAAGCTGAGTCATCATCCTATGAATTACAGAAATTAACTCCTTTGACCACAAAAGGTATATTGAAATCTGACCAGTCGGTATTTCAGAAACATGTTCATGAGTTAAAGCTTGCCAGTTCTGACTCTTCTCCCAGGTATGACACTACAACAACAACCATAGGTAGTGATGAGGAAGCCTCTGATTTCTACTTAGAGgataatgaaaatgagATGTATCCGGATGGAGGCTGGAAAGCCTACAGCGTTATTCTGGGGAGTTTTTTTTGCTGCTTCACTCTTTTTGGTATCATGAACAGTATCGGAGCTGTCGAATCGTACGTTCAAACTAATCAGTTGGCAGATACTTCAGTTTCTACGGTTTCCTGGatcttttctctctatatGTTTGTCTCCTTATTTATGGGATTGTTTGTTGGTCCCCTGTATGATAGTTTTGGCTCTCGTTGGTTGTTGCTTGGTGGTACCGTGTTTACCTTTATTGGACTCTTTACGTGTGGTGCCTGCACTCAAGTCTACCAGTTCATCTTAAGTTTTGGTATTTGTACTGGTATAGGGACAGGGTTAATGATGTCCCCTGCAATTTCAACTGTTTCCAGTTGGTtcagtaagaagaaaagagcCTTTGCTCTTGGTTTGGCTCAGGCCGGTGGCTCTGTCGGTGGTATGATTTTTCCAATCATGCTCAGATACTTATATCCTAAGTATGGCTTTAACTGGGCTATGAGAATTATGGCCTTTTTCAACTTGGGCGTTGATCTAATTGGTACATACCTTGCCAAAGACAGATTGAAGGAGCTCCGTGAAAAAACTGGTGAAGTGGACTCCAGAACCATATGGGAGAAGTTAAAACGTTCCGTGGATCTAAGagctttcaaagaaaagcagtttttctctttatcctGTGCCCTTTTCATGAACGAATTCTCTCTTTTGATTACGTTGACCTATCTCTCTTCCTATGCCATGGTCCATGGCGTCTCACAAGCAGAGAGTTTCAATATGATCACCATAATGAATGCTGCTGGTGTTATAGGGAAGTTCGTTCCAAACTATTACGCCGATTTTTACGGTACCTTCAACATGATGATTCTCATGTCGGCATTAATGACTGTCTCTATGTTCATAATATGGTTACCATTCGGACAGTATAAGGCGGCCTTATACATATTTGTGTCCATTTTTGGATTTGGCTGTGCTTCCACCTATGCTCTTACCGGTGCTACTGTTAGTACCATTACCCGCGAGACCAAGGATTTTGGTAAAAGGTACGGAGCTGCATACGCTTTCGTTTCCTTTGGTAATTTGGTTTCGTTACCTATTTCCGGAGCCTTCATTAAAGAGAAAACTGCCGCAGATTACACCAGGATGGTGATTTTTGCCTCTTGCACATGTGTTACTGCTACGATTCTTTTCATCGTATCCAGATTCACCATAGTGGGGAGAACCTTCAAGGCCATTATATAA
- a CDS encoding uncharacterized protein (EggNog:ENOG41), with protein MKPKNEVAKSKKKVIGGFSLKNKTRDRRTVVKVVDLKSSSGSLFEGNKDYDKEGRKLAISTTDEIMKNTEKPAEIVIKPVRPTLLVAKKQMDNETGDERKKTLSYGINIQSKDVENDKSRRRSPARFTEAAHSITQDGVTETTMDSYKKVPVESFGAAMLRGMGWTGSAKKAEKESLKEAEKLKSRPLLLGLGAKPSPIQLDPSYRVVSASYSPVMKMEAADGDEGERLDKGTNR; from the coding sequence ATGAAACCCAAGAATGAAGTTGCaaaatccaagaagaaggtaaTTGGAGGgttttctttgaagaataaaacTAGAGATAGACGGACCGTTGTCAAAGTTGTGGACTTGAAGTCAAGTAGTGGTTCACTGTTTGAAGGCAATAAAGATTATGATAAAGAAGGCCGTAAATTGGCAATTAGTACTACAGATGAGATTATGAAGAATACGGAGAAACCAGCAGAGATTGTCATTAAGCCTGTACGTCCTACCCTTCTAGTGGCgaagaagcagatggaTAATGAGACAGGAGATGAGCGTAAAAAGACACTGAGCTACGGAATCAATATTCAGAGTAAAGATGTGGAGAATGATAAAAGCAGGAGGAGAAGTCCGGCCAGATTTACGGAGGCTGCCCACTCAATAACGCAGGATGGTGTCACAGAAACTACCATGGACAGTTACAAAAAAGTACCCGTGGAAAGCTTTGGAGCTGCCATGCTCAGAGGAATGGGATGGACAGGAAGTGCCAAGAAAGCTGAAAAGGAGTCGCTAAAGGAAGCTGAAAAGCTAAAATCGAGACCGCTTCTACTTGGTCTGGGTGCCAAACCATCACCTATACAATTGGACCCTTCATATAGAGTGGTTAGTGCCAGTTACTCGCCGgtaatgaagatggaagCAGCTGACGGAGATGAAGGGGAGCGTTTGGACAAAGGAACGAATCGATAA
- a CDS encoding uncharacterized protein (BUSCO:EOG09342U24) has translation MIPFRPPPPPKGKESPSSSPNTAIPYISYRDRALRFVNSVVQGDNFKQLKEELAKFKKKRLEKPTDPDKTFSRKLDANVRELRSSISIASRVVNDLTGYTKVNRLKEMIAANEYKMRELRDHISAAKVAYNNAIEQRLQSQKEMNELLERKSSWTPTDLETFTKLYMNEHALEQEVQKRSTELNELEKKDDDTHDQLIKSIMDRYHEEQVWSDKIRQFSTWGTVIIMVGNLLLVLLVQLVFEPFKRFRLVNSFEKKVRDLFVKNEEMATEINSIRKDIRTSQEQLLFKVDETAGKHITASLLPSEFSWNSFSNWIGLVFGKVLSPVGSIGMDTFTVSKRDLQGFLYLFSTFMLALGCLLGHFI, from the coding sequence ATGATTCCCTTTAGGcctccacctcctccaaaAGGGAAGGAGTCgccatcatcttcacctaATACCGCTATTCCATATATTTCATATAGAGATCGCGCTTTGAGATTTGTCAATTCTGTTGTACAAGGAGACAACTTCAAACAACTCAAAGAAGAGCTGGcaaaattcaaaaagaaacgattGGAAAAGCCGACGGATCCGGATAAAACTTTTAGTAGGAAACTTGATGCAAACGTTAGAGAGTTGAGGAGCTCCATTAGTATAGCTTCAAGGGTTGTGAATGACTTGACAGGATATACAAAGGTAAAtagattgaaggagatgattGCAGCTAATGAATACAAGATGCGAGAATTAAGAGATCATATTTCTGCTGCGAAGGTGGCCTATAATAATGCTATAGAGCAGAGGTTACAGTCtcaaaaggagatgaacGAGTTATTAGAAAGGAAGAGTAGTTGGACTCCTACGGATTTGGAGACTTTTACAAAGTTATACATGAATGAACATGCTTTAGAACAAGAAGttcagaagagaagcacAGAGTTAAATGagttagagaagaaggatgatgacACTCACGACCAACTCATTAAATCTATCATGGATAGATATCATGAGGAGCAAGTCTGGTCTGATAAGATACGGCAATTTTCTACTTGGGGTACTGTGATAATTATGGTGGGTAACTTGcttttggttcttcttgttcagCTTGTTTTTGAGCCTTTCAAACGGTTCCGGTTGGTTAATTCGTTTGAGAAAAAGGTCAGAGATCTTTTCGTCAAGAACGAGGAGATGGCCACGGAGATAAATAGCATTAGGAAAGACATACGGACATCACAGGAACAATTACTGTTCAAGGTTGATGAAACTGCTGGTAAGCACATTACTGCCAGCCTCTTACCTTCCGAGTTTTCCTGGAACTCGTTTTCCAACTGGATCGGTTTAGTGTTTGGAAAAGTCTTAAGTCCCGTCGGATCAATTGGTATGGATACCTTTACTGTTAGTAAAAGGGATCTCCAAGGCTTCTTATACCTATTTTCGACTTTTATGCTGGCTCTAGGTTGCCTGTTGGGTCACTTTATTTAA
- the RPT3 gene encoding 26S proteasome regulatory subunit 6B: MEELGIITPQPAANGSAFKAKSAHELRSKFIDTNNSSEDVYLKLKRLQKQLELILLQEEYIKDEQRYLKRELIRAQEEVKKIQSVPLVIGQFLEPIDQYTGIVSSTTGSNYVVRILSTLDRELLKPSASVALHRHSNALVDILPPEADSSISIVGDKVKPNVTYNDVGGLDVQKQEIREAVELPLTQMDMYKQIGIDPPRGVLLYGPPGTGKTMLVKAVAHHTTAAFIRVNGSEFVQKYLGEGPRMVRDVFRLARENAPSIIFIDEIDAIATKRFDAQTGADREVQRILIELLTQMDGFDQSTNVKVIMATNRADTLDPALLRPGRLDRKIEFPSLKDRRERRMIFSTVASKMSLAPEADLDSLIVRNDPLSGAVIAAIMQEAGLRAVRKNRYMIIQSDLEEAYTSQVKTGTEVDKFEFYR, encoded by the coding sequence AtggaagaacttggaaTAATAACACCGCAGCCTGCAGCTAATGGTTCTGCCTTCAAGGCAAAATCTGCACATGAGCTAAGGTCTAAGTTTATTGACACAAATAACTCTTCCGAGGATGTATATTTGAAGCTTAAGAGGCTTCAGAAGCAGCTTGAACTCATTCTATTACAGGAGGAATATATTAAGGATGAACAGAGATACTTAAAAAGGGAGTTGATTCGTGCACAAGAAGAGGTGAAAAAGATTCAATCTGTGCCCTTAGTCATAGGTCAGTTTCTTGAACCTATTGACCAGTATACTGGTATTGTTTCTTCCACCACAGGTTCAAACTATGTGGTGAGAATTCTTTCGACGTTGGACAGAGAATTGTTGAAGCCTTCAGCATCGGTGGCTCTACATCGTCATTCTAACGCTTTAGTGGATATTCTACCTCCAGAGGCCGACTCGTCTATCTCTATTGTAGGCGACAAGGTCAAACCAAATGTTACCTACAACGATGTTGGTGGCTTGGACGTGCAAAAGCAAGAAATTCGTGAAGCAGTGGAGTTACCATTAACACAAATGGATATGTATAAACAGATCGGTATTGATCCTCCAAGGGGTGTTTTACTTTATGGACCTCCTGGTACGGGAAAAACGATGCTTGTTAAGGCTGTCGCTCATCATACAACTGCCGCTTTCATACGTGTAAATGGTTCTGAGTTTGTACAGAAATATCTTGGTGAAGGTCCAAGAATGGTTCGTGATGTGTTCAGACTGGCCAGAGAAAATGCTCCTTCCATTATATTCATCGATGAGATCGATGCCATTGCTACAAAGAGATTTGATGCTCAGACAGGTGCGGATAGAGAGGTGCAGAGAATTTTGATCGAGCTTTTGACGCAGATGGATGGCTTTGATCAATCTACCAATGTCAAAGTGATTATGGCTACCAATAGAGCGGATACATTAGATCCGGCCTTATTAAGACCCGGAAGATTGGACAGAAAAATTGAATTTCCTTCGTTAAAAGatagaagagaaagaaggatgatttTCAGTACGGTTGCTTCTAAGATGTCGCTTGCGCCAGAAGCTGATTTGGACTCACTCATTGTGAGAAATGATCCTTTGAGTGGTGCCGTTATTGCTGCCATAATGCAGGAGGCAGGCCTCAGAGCTGTCAGAAAGAATAGATACATGATCATACAGAGcgatttggaagaggcttACACTTCTCAGGTGAAGACAGGTACTGAAGTGGATAAGTTTGAGTTCTATAGGTGA
- a CDS encoding uncharacterized protein (EggNog:ENOG41), translating into MVMKSSTVLTIITALASYAAAGYVPTAPWSTLTPTGTISGATTDYASTFGIAIESLTTSNSSLAKRAVATQIGDGQVQATTKTASSTSTKNAKKTSEAVVSQIGDGQVQAATSTKAATSKKITSTATAAAVVSQISDGQIQATTATKSATKTATVASQISDGQIQATTKTTSVGASQITDGQIQASSTSAASSLTSSDDASVESVACYNEGDLALNLNASILTDAKGRIGSIVANQQFQFDGPPPQAGAIYAAGWSITADGYLAIGDNTEFWQCLSGTFYNLYDESIGGQCHAVLLKIVNLTNC; encoded by the exons ATGGTG ATGAAGTCTTCTACAGTTTTAACAATTATTACGGCCTTGGCCTCGTATGCTGCTGCAGGTTATGTTCCAACTGCACCATGGTCCACTTTGACTCCAACAGGAACTATCAGTGGTGCTACCACTGATTACGCAAGTACTTTCGGTATCGCAATTGAGTCTCTTACTACAAGCAACAGCTCTTTGGCTAAGCGTGCAGTTGCCACTCAGATTGGTGACGGTCAGGTTCAGGCCACAACTAAAACTGCCTCTTCTACCAGTACCAAGAACGCTAAAAAGACCTCTGAAGCTGTCGTCTCTCAAATAGGTGATGGTCAGGTTCAGGCTGCCACTTCCACTAAGGCTGCcacttcaaagaagataacttctactgctactgctgctgcggTTGTGTCCCAGATTAGTGATGGCCAGATTCAGGCTACTACTGCTACTAAGTCTGCTACCAAGACTGCCACGGTTGCCTCCCAGATTAGCGATGGACAAATTCAGGCTACTACCAAGACCACCTCTGTTGGTGCTTCCCAAATCACGGATGGTCAaattcaagcttcttcCACCTCTGCTGCAAGTTCGTTGACTTCCTCTGACGATGCCTCTGTCGAAAGTGTTGCTTGTTACAATGAAGGTGATTTGGCATTGAATTTGAATGCCAGTATCTTGACAGATGCAAAGGGTAGAATCGGTTCTATCGTTGCCAACCAACAGTTCCAGTTCGACGGTCCTCCACCACAAGCTGGTGCCATCTATGCTGCTGGCTGGTCTATTACTGCAGATGGCTACTTGGCCATTGGTGATAATACTGAGTTCTGGCAATGTTTGTCTGGTACTTTCTATAACTTGTATGATGAGAGTATTGGAGGTCAATGTCACGCTGTCCTATTGAAGATTGTGAACTTGACCAATTGTTAA
- a CDS encoding uncharacterized protein (EggNog:ENOG41), producing MSGYSLETFLVEVKQAINTNSLNKVLSVNPATTKHIPLLQPLLQTYEDKQLDSIIENFHFFDNNWPAFEIVLQKYLIFVRDLDPWSLLDSIDLLIAFYESISIALNNKQFNSYLFPLTYDLTKMLIPLAKLVDNKMMKIENRSNNFPRVSYLSTIMLKALNNIRSSPDLDDHVNPSIKYTIFVLMYISITLCNIYIYIDSPMLCNNVFSNINVLGLDRSLITMSQLIKYRFVLGKFHLLQSHYYLAFHHFEWCFLNSHSGSEVRFLVSILKYLIPCGLLMGKVIDIRSLQNIVGNDEKGIKLVNLYMPIIQYYKNGNLENFTRYVKVKRSYFIGLSLYVGFLQRIRILIIRNLLRNVYRFTQGLKFEDVRRALEISLNSSQHKQMDQLWFYVITDQVDDKITENILMALIDSNLIKAKLTATRSIVLRRTGSFPKIYDIYKIKK from the exons ATGTCTGGGTATTCATTGGAAACCTTTTTGGTCGAAGTAAAACAGGCAATCAATACAAATAGTCTTAACAAGGTGCTATCGGTAAATCCTGCCACTACCAAACACATTCCATTACTTCAACCCTTACTTCAAACCTATGAGGACAAGCAGTTGGATAGCATCATTGAAAACTTTCACTTCTTTGACAATAATTGGCCTGCCTTTGAAATTGTGCTAcagaaatatttgattTTTGTCCGAGACTTGGATCCATGGAGCTTGCTCGACTCAATAGACCTTCTGATAGCGTTCTATGAATCAATTAGTATCGCGTTGAATAACAAACAGTTTAATTCATATTTGTTCCCTCTCACGTATGATCTAACCAAAATGTTGATTCCTTTAGCAAAATTGGTGGATAAtaagatgatgaaaatagaaaatagATCCAATAACTTCCCCAGAGTATCGTATCTTTCGACGATCATGTTGAAAGCTTTGAACAATATCCGAAGCTCGCCTGACCTTGACGATCATGTCAATCCCTCTATCAAATACACCATATTTGTTCTAATGTATATCAGTATTACACTTTGCAACATCTACATCTATATTGATTCTCCCATGCTTTGCAACAATGTGTTCTCAAACATAAATGTGCTTGGTTTAGATAGAAGCCTGATCACTATGTCTCAACTGATCAAATACAGATTTGTCCTCGGCAAATTCCACCTCTTACAGAGCCATTACTATTTGGCGTTTCACCATTTTGAATGGTGCTTTCTAAACAGCCATTCTGGATCTGAAGTGAGATTCCTTGTTTCCATACTCAAATACCTAATTCCGTGTGGACTTCTTATGGGAAAGGTCATTGATAttcgttctcttcaaaatataGTAGGAAACGACGAGAAAGGTATTAAGTTGGTCAATCTCTACATGCCAATAATTCAGTATTACAAAAATGGTAATTTGGAGAATTTCACCAGATATGTtaaagtgaaaagaagctATTTTATAGGATTAAGCCTATATGTAggctttcttcaaagaatccGTATTCTTATCATCAGAAATCTCTTGCGTAACGTTTATAGATTTACCCAAGGATTGAAGTTCGAAGATGTACGCCGAGCTTTAGAGATCTCATTGAATTCCTCACAACATAAGCAGATGGATCAATTGTGGTTCTATGTGATTACCGATCAGGTGGATGACAAAATAACAGAAAATATTCTCATGGCTTTAATTGATAGCAATTTGATTAAGGCTAAGCTGACCGCCACGAGGAGCATTGTTCTAAGGAGAACGGGATCGTTCCCCAAGATCTATGACATTTATAAAATTAA AAAGTAA